The Cellulophaga sp. L1A9 genome window below encodes:
- a CDS encoding sorbosone dehydrogenase family protein, translating into MKKTTTLLFITIATVFFSCKSKEKNKIEVSEDVKAMISQQPADTVQTAIGALVLPKPYATESVSKQNKLVDWPAGKMPIAPEGFEVTKFADGFQNPRWTYIGTNGDIFVCEANTKNSAGKITLLRDANNDGTIEMRETFLEELKQPLGMLIIKDNFYVANTDGLYRYPYKAGQTKLNPSEGKKIVALPAGGYNNHWTRNIITNKTEDKIYISVGSASNVAEYGMEEEVRRANILEVDIDGGNEIIYASGLRNPVGMDWNPVNGALWTAVNERDKIGDNLVPDYVTSVKKGGFYGWPYAYYGAIPDPRLKGKAPDLVAKTIVPDVSVGPHTASLGLTFYDQDSFPEKYKNGVFVGQHGSWNRSELSGYRVVFIPFEDGKPMSAPEDFLTGFISENNDTEVYGRPVCVTVMPTGDLLVNDDSGNTIWKVSYIK; encoded by the coding sequence ATGAAGAAAACTACTACCTTATTATTTATTACGATTGCAACGGTATTCTTTAGCTGTAAATCTAAAGAGAAAAATAAAATAGAAGTATCTGAAGATGTGAAAGCGATGATTTCTCAACAACCAGCAGATACAGTACAAACTGCGATTGGCGCACTGGTTTTACCAAAACCATATGCTACAGAATCTGTAAGCAAACAAAATAAGCTTGTAGATTGGCCCGCGGGTAAGATGCCAATCGCTCCAGAAGGATTTGAAGTCACAAAATTTGCAGACGGATTCCAAAATCCGCGTTGGACCTATATTGGCACAAACGGCGATATATTTGTGTGTGAGGCCAATACAAAAAATAGTGCAGGTAAGATCACTTTGTTAAGAGATGCCAATAACGATGGTACGATTGAAATGCGAGAAACTTTTCTTGAAGAATTGAAACAACCTTTGGGGATGTTAATTATCAAGGATAATTTTTACGTAGCAAATACAGATGGTCTGTATCGATATCCTTACAAAGCCGGACAAACGAAATTGAATCCTTCTGAGGGAAAAAAAATTGTAGCGCTTCCTGCAGGGGGGTATAATAATCATTGGACGCGAAATATTATCACGAATAAAACTGAAGATAAAATTTATATTTCTGTGGGTTCGGCAAGTAATGTGGCAGAATATGGTATGGAAGAAGAGGTTCGTCGTGCTAATATCTTAGAAGTAGATATAGATGGAGGAAACGAAATAATATATGCTAGTGGATTAAGAAACCCAGTTGGAATGGACTGGAATCCAGTAAATGGTGCGCTATGGACTGCTGTGAATGAGCGTGATAAAATTGGAGATAATTTGGTGCCAGATTATGTTACTAGTGTAAAAAAAGGAGGCTTTTATGGTTGGCCTTATGCATATTATGGAGCCATTCCTGATCCTAGGCTAAAAGGAAAAGCACCAGATTTAGTGGCAAAAACTATTGTTCCAGATGTGTCTGTAGGGCCACATACCGCTTCTTTAGGGTTAACGTTTTATGATCAAGATAGTTTTCCAGAAAAATATAAGAATGGCGTATTTGTAGGGCAACATGGTTCTTGGAACCGCTCGGAGCTTTCAGGATATCGGGTGGTATTTATTCCTTTTGAAGATGGCAAGCCCATGTCTGCACCAGAAGATTTTCTTACCGGATTTATTTCAGAAAACAATGATACCGAAGTATATGGAAGACCCGTTTGCGTTACAGTTATGCCTACAGGAGATTTATTAGTAAATGATGATTCGGGTAATACCATCTGGAAAGTAAGTTATATCAAATAG
- a CDS encoding sensor histidine kinase, which produces MQHPPSNIFFATVFFILLALNLNAQSKNQFLEKIGIENGLSSNYPTCVIEDSKGFIWIGSNNGLNRYDGYQSKIFKYDPNNSNTISENWVTSLLEDKEGNIWIGTEGGGLNHYNTATDVITRFTHKKNDSTSISSNIVHRIYEDSQSRLWLGTKNGLNLLDRDKLSFQHWIQPNKCQHCEFSLKAITEDEKGNLWIGDEFQGLYYFTPSTGKFTRPHLNDSDENILPSKFINDLYFSKGMLWVGTDNGLAILNTRTSPFSPVSLDGKHKSAASDICIWKIYNDQNGSIWLCSNGNGLINYNLKTHEITIYKADGNSPYKIGSNSVEDVLVDKSRNIWMATTGNGLNKFNLKNLNFHHWEKDDDNSNSLVNNNVRAMLQDLDGTIWIGTNNGLSRFNPESKRFRNYINDFNYRADVNTTKIRAIYRSQNNDIWVGTQSGGLYTYDRKQDKFSLALGFADSPLASKIGHIQSIYEIKEGQLIIGTVGAGLITYNTINRELKRIYANGEPSTFLFNLDVKCMLKASESELWIGSDSGLLLLNMNTLTLESYEYEEGCTNCIIGNKIRSLYRDENNKLWIGTRSGLALFNPETKKFKNYSTENGLPSNIIFGILPGSDGNVWLTTPNGLSKTDPQKIQFKNITIPGNNILDMGGHTLGLDGNLIVGGTAGFTIFNPSDIKSNPYIPNVVFTEIKINNESMSFDQSISELKSMDLSYSQNNITFEFSALEFTNSQFNKYKYKLEGFNDQWIEYGSKHDLTFTNLDPKTYVLKIKGSNNEGVWNEQETSLTITISPPWYKTLWFRILSLLLIIGSLFSFYYLRIKRLKRTKTILQKEVTKQTKELVRNNKKLEELDREKDGIIGIMAHDLRSPLNNIHGLTQLLESNENLDEEQKTYLKYINKSVNSGNSLITDLLFMSNVNHPEKTIELADIELSEFIDEWEKSYITRLDKKDQKLRKFIDKKQLIIHADHKLVTRIFDNLMTNAIKFSDKGSTIDLSVNSSNGLVHISFKDYGPGMSEADKKRAFKMFQKLSAQPTDGESSHGLGLAIIKTLVEKLEGSIIIQSTLGQGTAFIISLPEK; this is translated from the coding sequence ATGCAGCACCCCCCCTCCAATATATTCTTTGCCACAGTATTTTTTATACTTCTGGCACTGAACCTTAATGCGCAGTCTAAAAATCAATTTTTAGAAAAAATTGGAATTGAAAATGGACTTTCATCCAATTATCCTACTTGTGTTATTGAAGACTCTAAGGGGTTTATTTGGATTGGCTCCAACAACGGTTTAAACCGCTACGATGGGTATCAATCTAAAATATTTAAGTATGACCCAAACAATAGTAATACAATCTCAGAAAATTGGGTAACTAGTCTCCTAGAAGATAAAGAAGGTAATATATGGATTGGCACAGAAGGTGGCGGGCTTAATCATTATAATACAGCTACAGACGTTATCACGAGATTCACTCATAAAAAAAACGATTCAACGTCTATCAGCAGCAACATAGTACATCGCATATACGAAGATAGCCAGTCAAGATTGTGGTTAGGAACAAAAAATGGTTTGAATTTGCTGGATCGTGACAAGCTAAGCTTTCAACATTGGATCCAACCCAATAAATGTCAACATTGTGAATTTTCTTTGAAAGCAATAACAGAGGATGAGAAAGGCAACCTTTGGATCGGAGATGAATTTCAAGGACTGTATTACTTTACTCCCTCAACTGGTAAATTCACTCGGCCTCATTTAAATGATTCTGATGAAAATATTCTTCCTTCAAAATTTATAAACGATTTGTATTTTTCAAAAGGGATGTTATGGGTGGGTACCGATAATGGATTAGCTATATTAAATACTCGAACTAGCCCCTTTTCCCCGGTGTCATTAGATGGCAAACATAAAAGTGCTGCTAGCGATATCTGTATCTGGAAAATTTATAATGATCAGAACGGGAGCATTTGGTTGTGTTCAAATGGCAATGGTTTAATAAATTATAATTTAAAGACCCACGAGATAACCATTTATAAGGCAGATGGCAACTCTCCGTATAAAATTGGCAGTAATTCAGTAGAAGATGTGCTCGTAGACAAATCTAGAAATATTTGGATGGCCACCACAGGTAACGGCTTGAACAAATTCAATTTAAAAAATTTGAACTTTCATCATTGGGAAAAAGATGATGATAATAGTAATTCGTTGGTGAACAATAACGTCCGAGCAATGTTGCAGGATCTAGACGGCACCATATGGATAGGAACCAACAATGGACTCAGCAGATTTAATCCTGAATCTAAGCGGTTTAGAAATTATATAAATGATTTTAATTACAGAGCTGATGTAAATACTACGAAAATTCGTGCTATTTATCGTTCTCAAAACAACGACATATGGGTGGGTACACAAAGTGGCGGACTCTATACATACGATCGAAAGCAAGATAAATTTAGCTTAGCATTGGGTTTTGCAGATAGCCCTTTGGCATCTAAAATAGGACATATTCAAAGCATTTATGAGATTAAGGAAGGGCAACTAATCATTGGAACTGTCGGAGCTGGCCTGATCACCTACAATACTATTAACAGGGAACTTAAACGTATCTATGCCAATGGTGAGCCCAGTACCTTCTTATTTAACTTAGATGTAAAATGCATGCTAAAAGCCTCTGAATCCGAGTTATGGATTGGAAGTGACAGTGGATTACTTTTGTTAAATATGAATACTCTTACATTAGAATCCTATGAATATGAAGAGGGGTGTACAAACTGTATTATTGGAAACAAAATTCGTTCTCTGTACCGGGACGAGAACAATAAATTATGGATTGGAACTAGAAGTGGTTTAGCGCTTTTTAATCCAGAAACTAAAAAATTTAAGAACTACAGCACCGAAAATGGCCTACCTAGCAATATTATCTTTGGTATTCTCCCTGGTAGTGATGGAAATGTATGGCTGACCACTCCCAACGGGTTATCAAAAACAGACCCTCAAAAGATACAATTCAAAAATATTACGATTCCTGGAAATAACATCTTAGATATGGGGGGGCATACGCTAGGATTAGATGGAAACCTAATTGTTGGAGGTACCGCTGGATTTACCATTTTCAATCCTAGTGATATAAAAAGTAATCCATACATTCCGAATGTTGTTTTTACAGAGATTAAGATCAATAATGAATCTATGTCTTTTGATCAAAGCATTTCCGAATTAAAAAGCATGGATTTATCCTATAGCCAAAATAATATCACCTTTGAATTTTCAGCACTAGAATTCACCAATTCACAGTTCAATAAATACAAATACAAACTAGAAGGATTTAACGATCAATGGATTGAATATGGTAGTAAGCATGATTTGACTTTTACCAACCTAGATCCAAAAACATATGTTTTGAAGATAAAAGGATCTAACAACGAAGGGGTCTGGAATGAACAAGAGACTTCACTAACCATTACTATTAGTCCACCTTGGTATAAAACACTATGGTTTAGAATACTTAGTCTTTTACTCATTATAGGATCGCTTTTTTCCTTCTATTATTTACGGATTAAAAGGTTAAAGAGAACAAAAACCATCCTTCAAAAGGAGGTGACCAAGCAAACTAAAGAATTAGTACGTAACAACAAAAAGCTAGAAGAACTAGATAGAGAAAAAGATGGAATCATCGGGATTATGGCCCATGATCTCCGGAGTCCTCTGAACAATATTCATGGACTTACCCAATTACTAGAGAGTAATGAAAATTTAGATGAAGAGCAAAAAACATATCTAAAATACATTAATAAGTCTGTAAACAGTGGCAATAGTTTAATAACAGATTTGCTGTTTATGAGTAACGTTAATCACCCTGAAAAAACAATTGAATTAGCAGATATAGAGCTTTCTGAATTTATTGACGAATGGGAAAAAAGCTATATCACTAGATTAGATAAAAAAGATCAAAAACTAAGAAAATTTATTGATAAAAAACAACTGATAATTCATGCAGACCATAAACTGGTAACTCGTATTTTTGATAACCTGATGACCAACGCTATAAAATTTTCAGATAAAGGTAGTACCATTGATTTATCTGTGAATTCTAGCAATGGTCTCGTCCATATTTCATTCAAGGATTACGGTCCTGGTATGTCTGAAGCTGATAAAAAAAGAGCTTTTAAAATGTTTCAAAAACTCTCTGCACAACCAACCGATGGTGAAAGTTCTCATGGATTAGGTCTGGCAATAATTAAAACACTGGTTGAAAAACTAGAAGGATCTATCATAATACAAAGCACATTGGGGCAGGGCACAGCGTTTATCATCAGTTTACCTGAAAAATGA
- a CDS encoding alpha/beta fold hydrolase: MRHFYFKFFLILFLPFSMHAQTLDTLVDVGGYHMHFKIIKGEGTPILFESGADSDGTVWDHLLEKIHTVTGTTLITYDRSGFGKSEVNPSLKNDSDFGILNGITELETGLSKLGYNKDLILVPHSYGGFYTTLYASRHPNDVKYVVRIDANLVAHYTDEVLQMMGAQGVPPKTPETLGSYYLGTTYPETVKLLRTIDFPSNVPVIDITSPINRGFPDFYWTLVQNAHKDFVDAQPNRVQLIAEGSGHNIHLDNPGLVINAIIKAYAQTLKENDKKVLLQKALDNAIVLAIAAKKTETENNHSESDLNDWGYTFINNQEIEKALQVFKLSTMLFPDSFNAFDSYGEALLLSNNKPEAIKMYEKSIELNPENENGKAVLLKIKQE, encoded by the coding sequence ATGAGACACTTCTATTTTAAATTCTTTCTTATTTTGTTTTTACCATTTTCCATGCATGCTCAAACCTTAGATACACTCGTAGATGTTGGAGGTTACCATATGCATTTCAAAATAATAAAAGGAGAAGGGACTCCAATTCTTTTTGAATCAGGAGCGGATAGTGATGGTACTGTATGGGACCACCTATTAGAGAAAATACATACGGTTACAGGTACAACGTTAATCACATATGACCGATCAGGATTTGGGAAAAGTGAAGTAAATCCATCGCTAAAAAATGATTCAGATTTTGGTATACTCAACGGAATTACAGAACTGGAGACAGGGCTTTCAAAGCTGGGTTATAACAAGGACCTTATTTTAGTTCCTCATTCCTATGGCGGATTTTATACAACGCTTTACGCATCCCGTCATCCGAACGACGTAAAATATGTCGTACGGATAGATGCCAATTTAGTAGCACACTATACTGATGAAGTACTTCAAATGATGGGTGCACAGGGAGTTCCTCCTAAAACCCCTGAGACACTGGGCAGTTATTATCTTGGAACAACCTATCCTGAAACCGTTAAACTATTACGTACAATTGATTTTCCGTCTAACGTACCTGTTATAGATATTACTTCCCCAATTAATAGAGGGTTTCCTGACTTTTATTGGACACTCGTACAAAACGCACATAAGGATTTTGTGGATGCGCAACCCAATCGGGTTCAACTTATTGCTGAAGGAAGCGGTCACAATATACATTTAGATAATCCGGGGCTAGTCATTAATGCAATTATTAAAGCATACGCACAAACGTTAAAAGAGAACGATAAAAAAGTACTGTTACAAAAAGCATTGGATAATGCCATTGTGTTAGCTATTGCCGCTAAAAAAACAGAAACAGAAAATAATCATTCAGAAAGTGATTTGAATGATTGGGGATATACATTTATAAACAACCAAGAAATAGAAAAAGCTTTACAGGTTTTTAAATTGAGTACTATGCTATTTCCTGATAGTTTTAATGCTTTTGATAGTTATGGCGAAGCTTTATTGCTTTCCAATAATAAACCAGAAGCTATTAAAATGTACGAGAAATCCATTGAATTGAATCCAGAAAATGAAAATGGAAAAGCAGTCTTATTAAAAATAAAACAAGAATAA
- a CDS encoding MBL fold metallo-hydrolase, giving the protein MKYAYRILLLFLICSCGDQQSPQKTEATETLTTEADETRSQENTFLKILGTIQDAGSPHIGCTKDCCKDLFDHSDKNGQVVALGLVDNDHGEKYLFEATPDITRQMKALVKDDILNTNEMVDGIFLTHAHIGHYTGLMYLGKEATNAKNVAVFAMPRMKKYLETNGPWSQLVLNNNISLTPIENEQSISLSQNITVTPFLVPHRDEYSETVGYKIQGPNKTALFIPDIDKWNKWDKSIVAEIKKVDYAFLDATFYSGKEIDNRDISQIPHPFIIESLERFKALDTLERNKVIFIHFNHTNPAINLDSNEAKDILDQGFNIARINDVYGL; this is encoded by the coding sequence ATGAAATACGCTTATAGAATTCTACTTCTATTTTTAATCTGTTCCTGTGGAGACCAGCAATCTCCTCAAAAAACAGAGGCAACAGAGACACTGACTACAGAAGCAGATGAAACAAGATCTCAAGAAAATACCTTCCTAAAGATCCTCGGAACGATTCAAGATGCTGGTTCTCCTCATATAGGTTGTACAAAAGACTGCTGTAAAGATTTATTTGACCATTCAGACAAGAATGGACAAGTGGTTGCATTGGGCTTGGTTGATAATGACCATGGTGAAAAATATTTATTTGAAGCTACTCCTGATATCACAAGGCAAATGAAGGCCTTAGTAAAAGATGATATTCTAAATACAAACGAGATGGTAGACGGAATTTTCTTAACCCATGCGCATATTGGTCATTATACCGGCTTAATGTATTTGGGTAAAGAAGCTACCAATGCAAAAAATGTTGCTGTATTTGCTATGCCTAGAATGAAGAAATATTTAGAAACAAATGGTCCTTGGAGTCAGCTTGTTTTAAATAACAACATTTCGTTGACTCCTATTGAAAATGAACAATCTATTTCTCTTTCTCAAAATATAACAGTGACTCCCTTTTTAGTACCCCACCGAGATGAATATTCTGAAACCGTTGGCTATAAGATTCAAGGACCTAATAAAACCGCATTATTCATACCAGACATAGATAAATGGAATAAGTGGGATAAAAGTATTGTCGCAGAAATTAAGAAAGTCGATTATGCCTTTTTAGATGCTACATTTTATAGCGGAAAAGAAATAGACAATCGTGATATTTCTCAAATCCCACATCCTTTTATTATTGAGAGTCTTGAGCGCTTTAAAGCATTGGATACTTTGGAAAGAAATAAAGTGATTTTTATTCATTTTAATCATACCAATCCGGCAATTAACTTAGATAGTAATGAAGCAAAGGATATTTTAGATCAAGGATTTAACATTGCAAGGATTAATGACGTATACGGCTTATAA
- a CDS encoding IS3 family transposase (programmed frameshift) — translation MKRTIITVNKRTQRDYNLGFKLSVVHQVEKGEMTYKQAQKAYGIQGRSTVLVWLRKHGTLDWSKPIRRQMPKSKETPAQKIKRLERELSDEKLRNKILNTMIDISDKQYGTAIRKKHLPHSIQRIRQEQRLSLSRCCRLFGISRQAVYQAEKRIIKRDQELVKVKNLVEGLRKDMPRLGTRKLYYLLKDEFAKHKLKIGRDALFGYLRSESMLIKPRKNYTKTTNSNHWLRKHPNLMKEIKVSRPEEYFVSDITYIKSRERTHYLSLVTDAYSRKIMGYHLSDDMSAENVVKAVKMANNNRLTNKDIIHHSDRGLQYCSAIYQKELQLSNMTASMTDGYDCYQNALAERMNGILKGEFLIYKCNSGKELKKLVAESIRTYNNKRPHLSLKYKTPNFIHNKKPEKLASLV, via the exons ATGAAACGTACAATTATTACAGTAAACAAGCGTACCCAGCGCGATTATAATCTGGGCTTTAAATTAAGTGTTGTCCATCAGGTTGAAAAAGGCGAGATGACTTATAAGCAGGCGCAGAAGGCTTATGGTATTCAAGGTAGAAGTACTGTTTTGGTTTGGCTGAGAAAACATGGTACATTAGATTGGAGCAAACCTATACGCCGTCAAATGCCAAAATCAAAAGAAACACCTGCACAGAAAATCAAACGCTTGGAGAGAGAGCTTTCCGATGAAAAATTGAGGAATAAAATTCTCAACACTATGATCGACATCTCTGATAAACAGTATGGTACTGCTATTAGAAAAAAGCATTTGC CCCATTCAATCCAGCGCATCCGACAAGAACAACGATTAAGTTTATCTCGTTGTTGTCGATTGTTTGGGATAAGTAGACAAGCTGTCTACCAAGCAGAAAAACGTATCATAAAAAGAGATCAAGAGTTAGTAAAAGTAAAGAACTTGGTCGAAGGTCTTCGTAAGGATATGCCCAGGCTCGGTACACGAAAGTTGTATTATTTGTTAAAGGATGAATTCGCAAAGCACAAATTAAAAATAGGAAGAGATGCCCTGTTTGGATATTTACGCTCAGAATCAATGCTTATAAAGCCAAGGAAGAATTACACCAAGACAACAAACTCTAACCATTGGCTTAGAAAACATCCTAATCTGATGAAAGAAATCAAAGTTTCTAGACCAGAGGAATACTTCGTCAGTGATATTACATACATTAAAAGTAGGGAGCGTACACATTATCTATCCTTGGTGACCGATGCCTATAGTAGAAAAATAATGGGGTATCATCTTAGTGACGATATGAGTGCCGAGAATGTGGTAAAGGCAGTAAAAATGGCGAACAACAATAGATTAACGAACAAAGATATAATTCATCATTCCGATAGAGGATTGCAGTATTGCTCGGCCATATACCAAAAAGAACTACAGCTAAGTAATATGACCGCATCAATGACAGATGGGTATGATTGCTACCAAAATGCATTGGCAGAACGAATGAACGGCATATTGAAAGGGGAATTCTTAATCTATAAATGTAACAGTGGCAAAGAGTTGAAAAAGCTCGTAGCAGAATCAATAAGAACGTATAATAACAAAAGACCACACTTGAGTCTAAAATATAAAACACCTAACTTTATACACAACAAAAAACCAGAGAAGCTAGCTTCTCTGGTTTAA
- a CDS encoding DUF2459 domain-containing protein codes for MKILKKTLKWFLYFLLIPISYLLVSLLFASITIDRKAAISSEEKSIYLSTNGVHLDIVIPKENLDLLLLKDLKYTDTDHYLSFGWGDENFYVNTPTWGDLTFSNAFRALFLKSSTLLHVTRYSAVRTEWVEVKVSASELQKLNTYIHRTFTRTTNGSNILLKNEGYSSLDDFYKSNGSYSCFNTCNSWVNVGFKESGIKSCLWTPFDFGLLNKHQ; via the coding sequence ATGAAAATTTTAAAAAAAACATTGAAGTGGTTCTTGTATTTTCTACTCATTCCAATAAGCTACCTCCTTGTTTCCTTACTATTTGCTTCTATAACGATAGACAGAAAAGCAGCTATTAGTAGTGAAGAAAAATCTATCTACTTAAGTACAAACGGTGTTCATCTAGATATCGTGATTCCCAAAGAAAATTTAGATCTACTACTCTTGAAAGATTTGAAGTATACAGATACTGATCACTATTTATCTTTTGGTTGGGGTGATGAAAATTTTTATGTGAACACTCCTACTTGGGGAGATTTAACCTTTTCCAATGCCTTTAGAGCCTTATTTTTAAAAAGTTCAACCTTACTTCATGTAACACGTTATAGCGCAGTACGGACGGAATGGGTTGAAGTAAAAGTTAGCGCCTCCGAATTACAAAAACTAAATACCTATATACACCGAACTTTTACGAGAACTACCAATGGTTCAAATATTCTATTGAAAAATGAAGGCTATTCTTCCTTAGATGATTTTTACAAATCTAACGGAAGCTATTCTTGTTTTAACACCTGTAATAGTTGGGTAAATGTTGGCTTTAAAGAAAGTGGTATAAAATCTTGTTTATGGACTCCCTTTGATTTTGGCTTATTAAATAAACATCAATAA
- a CDS encoding ASCH domain-containing protein: protein MWTSFKKAHPEVQGEQPESYFFHDNKEDADRLAKLILDGKKKAGSGLYLWYEEAKAPLPEVGTKIIITNFEGIPQAIIETTKVDTIPFNKVSSSYAQMDMGTEIDALNKWKKAHWDFFANAMEESGELPTETMLIVCERFETIWPEKK, encoded by the coding sequence ATGTGGACTAGTTTCAAAAAAGCACATCCTGAGGTTCAAGGAGAACAACCAGAATCCTATTTTTTTCATGATAATAAAGAAGATGCAGACCGGTTGGCTAAGCTCATTTTAGATGGAAAAAAGAAGGCAGGTTCTGGACTCTATTTGTGGTATGAAGAAGCTAAGGCCCCATTGCCTGAGGTAGGAACAAAAATTATTATCACAAATTTTGAAGGCATTCCTCAGGCCATCATCGAAACTACAAAAGTAGATACAATTCCTTTTAATAAAGTTTCTTCAAGCTACGCTCAGATGGATATGGGAACAGAAATTGATGCCCTAAATAAATGGAAGAAAGCCCACTGGGATTTCTTTGCAAATGCTATGGAAGAAAGCGGAGAACTACCTACCGAAACGATGCTAATTGTATGCGAGCGTTTTGAAACTATTTGGCCTGAGAAAAAATAA
- a CDS encoding oxidoreductase, translating to MNTEKKVWFITGVSSGLGKQLAKEVLAQGQIVVGTFRKQAQVEAFNNESPGNSFGVLLDVASTQMIVDGVKTIFDKFGKIDVVVNNAGYGIMGSVEEISDEEVRRQFEVNVFGVLTTIREVLPQMRKQRSGHIINITSIAGRIGSQGLGIYNGSKFALEGIGEALAAELKPLNIKVTNVEPGPFRTEWAGSSAAYDNTKIEDYESTVGERIRGLQALNGNQPGNPEKAAAAIYKLAQLEEAPVHLPLGKIAYEVFGKVNNGLIDELAKFENLGKDCDFE from the coding sequence ATGAATACAGAAAAAAAAGTATGGTTTATTACTGGTGTATCATCAGGATTAGGTAAACAGTTAGCTAAAGAGGTATTAGCACAAGGACAAATTGTGGTAGGTACTTTTAGAAAACAAGCCCAAGTAGAGGCGTTTAACAATGAAAGCCCAGGGAATTCTTTTGGTGTACTTTTAGATGTTGCTTCTACACAAATGATTGTTGATGGTGTTAAAACTATTTTTGATAAATTCGGAAAAATTGATGTAGTTGTTAATAATGCTGGATATGGTATTATGGGAAGTGTCGAAGAAATTTCTGATGAAGAAGTTAGAAGACAATTTGAAGTAAACGTTTTTGGTGTTTTAACTACAATTAGAGAAGTATTGCCACAAATGCGTAAGCAGCGTTCTGGTCATATTATAAATATTACTTCAATTGCAGGACGTATAGGTTCTCAAGGTTTAGGAATTTACAATGGTTCTAAATTTGCTTTAGAAGGTATTGGTGAAGCTTTAGCAGCAGAACTAAAGCCATTAAACATTAAAGTAACGAACGTTGAGCCTGGACCATTTAGAACAGAATGGGCAGGAAGTTCAGCAGCTTATGATAATACAAAAATAGAAGATTACGAAAGTACTGTAGGAGAACGCATAAGAGGTTTACAAGCCTTAAATGGAAACCAACCAGGAAATCCAGAAAAAGCGGCAGCAGCTATTTATAAATTAGCACAATTAGAAGAAGCTCCAGTGCATTTACCTTTAGGTAAAATTGCTTATGAAGTTTTCGGAAAAGTAAATAATGGATTAATTGATGAATTAGCTAAGTTTGAAAACTTAGGTAAAGATTGTGATTTCGAATAG